The genomic DNA CGGCCCGCAGACGGGTGGTGCACGTGCGGAGGCCGCACGCCTCGGCGAGCAACTCCGCGAGGTCCGCCGCGTCGGACCGCGAGCGCACCGGCCCGATGCACGCGGCTCCCGCCGGCGCGGAGCGCTTCACGGCGAGCCGGGGGAAGGCCTCGGCCGTGAGGCAGATCCACCAGCCGCGCTTGGGGTACTTCGACCGGCGGTTGTACGGGGGAGTGTGCGCGGCGATGAGGCGCAGCTCCCGCGCCGCCGCCTCGAGGGCGTGCGCGCACTCCACGTGATCCACGCGCTCCGCGAGGCCCACCATCTCCTTGATCCGGCCTCGCGTCTCGCCCGAGGTGAAGTAGCTGCGCACCCGGCGGCGCAGGTTCCCCGACGTGCCCACGTAGAGCACCTCGTTCCCCGGCCCGCGGAACAGGTACACGCCCGGACGTTCCGGCAGCGGGTCTGCGAGGTGGCGCTTGGCCCGCTGCTGCGGCGTCACGGACGGGAGGTGCCCGCGCAGTTCCCCGAGCGTGTGGATGCCCAGGTTGCCGACGCGGCCGATCAGCCCGTGCAGGACCTCGACGGTGGCCCGCGCATCGTCGAGCGCGCGGTGCGTGGGCGTGGTCTCGGTGCGGAACAGGCGCGCGAGCTCGCTCAGCTTGACGGACGGTGCCTCGTCCCGCGTCAGCACGCGCCGGGCGAGCTGGACCGTGCACAGTGACGCGGGCTTCGGCCAGGGGGTGCCGGTCGCGGCGGCCGCCGCCTTGAGGAAGCCGAGATCGAACCGGGCGTTGTGCGCGACGAGGACGGCGCCGTGCGCGAACTCGAGGAAGGACGGGAGGACGGACTCGATCCGGGGCGCTCCCGTGACCATCGCGGTGGTGATGCCGGTGAGGTGGGTGATGTGCGGGGAGATCCCGCAGCCGGGATCGACCAGCGTGGCGAACTCACCCAGGACCTCGCCGCCGCGCACCTTGACCGCGCCGATCTCGGTGATGGCGTCCCCTCCGCGCGGGGACCCGCCGGTGGTCTCCAGATCGACCACCACGAAGGTCACTTCGCGCAGCGGCGGGTCGACGGTGCCCGCCTCGCAATCGTCCAGGCTGAGCTGCATGCGCCGACCGTAGAACACCCCACCGACAGGTTCGCGGGGCCCGAACGCGCGCTCGAAAACTGTCGGTGGGCGGCGTTAGCGTCGCCGGCATCGAGACCCGACACCGAAGGGAAGCCGCCATGACACTGCACGTCGACTGCTCCACCTGCCCCGCCAAGCCCCGCGCGTGTGACGACTGCGCGGTGGGCTTCCTCCTCGGCCCGGTCGTCGTGGCAGCGCCGCCCGTGGGGGATCCGGCGGAGGGGGCCGGGCAGGCCCCGGTCACGACGGAACCCGGTCTGAGTGACGCGATCGCGGCCTTTGTGAGCGAGGGAATGTTGCCGCATCTGCGGGTTGTCCCTGACCAGGCGAAACGTGCCGGCTGAGGGGTGTCTCGGGGTAGCCCCGGGGTGTCTCCCCGGCGCGTCCGGCTAGACAGCTGCGTTTCCGTTTCGTAATCTTTCTGAGACCTTGCGGAGGAGCCCGGGGCGAAAGCCGTCCCGTCTCCCGAGGTCACCGCCTAAGAGGCCGCGGGCCTCGCCGGGGACCCACACGCGTTATCCGGGGTGAATCGCCGGAGGCTTCCGAGCCTCCGGGGTAGGGCATCTTCCTCGCCCGAACCCGTCAGCTAACTCGGTCGGCGGTCGGGAAGAAACTTAGGAGAATCGCTTCGTGGCGAAACACCGACTTCAGCCGCAGCCCAGCCGGGGTGCCACCGCCGCTCGCGGTGCGCTTGCAGCGGGCGCCGTGACCATCGGTACGTTCGCGGCCCCCACGGCCGCATTCGCAGCGCCCGCCCCCGCACCGGCGGCGCCGAACGCGAAGCCCGCCCCTGCGGTGCCGAATGCGAAGCCCGCACCCGTGGCCGGGAAGGCCAAGCCCGCGAAGCCGGGGGTCGCCTCCCGCACCACTGCTGCGCGGCCCACCGTCGTCAGCGACGTCGCCGTGGCGCCCAAGCCCGGCGTCACCACTGTCGCGGGCGCCCAGCCGGGCGGTGCCAAGGCCAAGGTCGTCCAGGCGGCCCTGTCGCGCACCGGCCTGCCGTACTCGTACGGATCCGCCGGCCCCAACTCGTTCGACTGCTCGGGCCTCGTCTACTGGTCCATGAAGCAGGCCGGCATCACCGTGCCGCGCGACAGCTACGGACAGCTCGGCGGCGGTCGTGCCATCGCGATCAAGGACCTGCAGCCCGGCGACATCGTGATCTACAACGGCGGCAGCCACGCCGCCCTGTACATCGGCAACGGCAAGGTCGTGCACTCGGTGAACTACGGCATCCCGGTCAAGGTGAGCCCGCTCAACGAGATGTCGGTCTACTCCGCCCGTCGTTACTGACGTAATCTGGTAGTGATTGCGTTCGCAATCGTGCTCCAGCTTGGAAGGACCTGCTCGGCCGTGTCTTCGACCTCCCCCTCCCGCTCCCTGGTGCTGCGCGGTTCCGCCGCGTCCGCAGCGCTCGCCCTGGTGGCCGGGCTGACCGTTGTCGGTAGTGCGACCGCGGACCCCGACACCGCCGACGCCGCGCTCAAACAGTACGAAGCGCTGTCGGAGCAGGCCTCCGGAACGAACGAGGCCGCCAAGGCCGCGCAGGAGGACGCCGAGAAGGCCACCGCCGCCAAGCGTGCCGCCGATGCCACGCTCGTGGCCGCCAAGCGCGAGGTCGCCGCCGTGCAGGCCCGGAAGGCGGCGCTGCAGCCCCAGATCGACGCGGTCGTCGTGGCCAACTACAAGGGCTCGCGCACGAACCGCACCTACGCGCTCCTCGTCAGCGACTCGCCGCAGCAGATGCTCGACCAGATGTCGACGCTCGACTTCGTCAACCGCGACGTCGTCGCCACCGTCGACGCCTACAAGAAGTCGAAGGCCGCCGCCGACTCCGCGGCCACCCGCGCCGCCGAGGCCGCCAAGTCGGCCGAGGACACCCGTGCCGAGGCCGAGCGCAAGGCCTCCGATCTGCGGCAGAAGAAGGCACGCCTGGCTCAGGAGATCGCGCGGATCAAGGCCATCTACGACCGGCTCACCGGTGCCCAGCGGCAGACCCTCATCGGCCCGCCCACGCCGTTCGATCCCAGCAAGGTGCCGCCGGGGAGCACCGCAGAGCTCGCCGCCGTACGAGCGGCATTGACCCGTGTGGGCATGCCGTACGCGTGGGGCGGCACCGGGCCGGGCCAGTTCGACTGCTCGGGCCTGATGGTCTGGGCCTACCAGCAGTCCGGCAAGTCGCTGCCCCGCACCTCGCAGGCGCAGCTGAACGGCGGGCGTCCGGTCTCCCGCGGCGAGCTGCAGCCCGGCGACATCATCGTCTACTACCCGGGTGCCACGCACGTCGGCATGTACGTCGGCGACGGAAAGGTGGTGCACGCCTCCACCTTCGGTGTTCCGGTGCAGGTCGTCCCCGTCGACGCCGCAGGCCCGTACAACTCGGCGGTGCGCTTCTAGCTAGGCTTGGGCACCATGCCGCGCACGCTGCTGGTCACCAACGACTTCCCGCCCCGCCCCGGAGGCATCCAGACCTACCTCCAGGCGTTCGTGCGGCAGCTTCCCGCCGACGAGCTCGTCGTGTACGCATCGCGGTGGCGCGGCAGCGAGGAGTACGACGCCGCGCAGCCCTTCGAGGTCGTGCGCCATCCGACGACGCTGCTGCTGCCCACGCCCGACGCGCTCTCCCGAGCCCGCGATCTGGTGCGGTCCCACGACATCGAGACCGTCTGGTTCGGCGCCGCCGCGCCGCTGGCGCTGCTGGGCGCACCGCTCAAGGACGCCGGTGCGCTGCGCACGGTCGCCTCCACGCACGGGCACGAGGTGGGCTGGTCGATGCTCCCGCCCTCGCGGGCCTGCCTGCGCCGCATCGGCGACACCACCGACGTCATCACCTACGTCAGCACGTACACCCGGGGCCGGTTCGCCGCGGCCTTCGGCCCGCGCGCAGCTCTGGAGCATCTCCCGCCCGGCGTCGACACCGACGTCTTCCGGCCCGACGATGCCGCCCGCTCCGCCCTGCGTGCCCGCTACGGCCTGGCCGAGGACGAGCCCGTCGTGCTGTGCCTGTCGCGGCTGGTGCCGCGCAAGGGCCAGGACATGCTGATCCGCGCTCTACCGCGGATCCGGGGGCAGGTGCCCGGCGCGAAGCTCGTGATCGTCGGCGGCGGCCCGTATGCGGAGACGCTGCACAAGCTGGTGCGGAAGGTCGGCGTCGAGGAACAGGTGATCTTCACCGGTTCGGTGCCGTTCGACGAACTCGCCGCGCACCACAACCTCGGCGACGTCTTCGCCATGCCCTGCCGCACCCGCGGTGCGGGCCTGGACGTGGAGGGGCTCGGCATCGTCTTCCTCGAGGCGTCCGCGACCGGGAAGCCCGTGGTGGCCGGCGATTCCGGGGGTGCGCCCGAGACCGTCTGGGAGGGGGAGTCGGGCCATGTCGTGCCGGGGCGCGACGTCGAGGCCATCGCCGATGCCGTCGCGGGCCTGCTCGCGGACCCCGACCGCGCCGCGAAGATGGGTGCTCGCGGCCGCGAGCTGGTGGCCGAGCACTTCGACTGGCGCCGCCTCGGCCATCGCCTGCAGACCCTGCTCAACCCGTACTGAGCGCACCGTACTGAGCGCACCGTACTGAGCGCACGCGCGCCAATGTTATCAATCTCGAATATCGAATTCGGTAATATGGGCGTATGCGTCGGATGTTCGCCGTCCCGGCTGCGGTGCTCGCAGTGGTCTCGATCGTCTCCTGCGGAGAAGGGCGCGGGCTGCCGCGGCCCGAGCCGGCCTCCGCCCAGCGCACGAGCGAGTGCGTCATCAAGCCGGGGTGGGCCGCCGCTGATTGGACGAGTGGTCCGGTGCGGGCGACGGGCACGCTCCGCTCGCGCGGCGTGGCCGTGGAATCCCTGCGTCGCGCTCTTGGCGAGCGTTCGGTGCCGGAGGACTTCGTGGTGCCCGAAGGGGACGACTTCGACGATCTGGTGCGCGACGTCGACGAGGTGATCCTTCGCTCCATCCCGGAGCGCGTGATGCAGTACGAGTTCGCCGTGCCCGCGGGCGAGTACCGCGGTGTCTTCGAGCCGCGGTGTCAGTACCGGGTTGGATTTCGTGTGGACGGGCGCTCGTTCGACGTCGACGTGGAGGC from Tsukamurella paurometabola includes the following:
- a CDS encoding DEDD exonuclease domain-containing protein; amino-acid sequence: MQLSLDDCEAGTVDPPLREVTFVVVDLETTGGSPRGGDAITEIGAVKVRGGEVLGEFATLVDPGCGISPHITHLTGITTAMVTGAPRIESVLPSFLEFAHGAVLVAHNARFDLGFLKAAAAATGTPWPKPASLCTVQLARRVLTRDEAPSVKLSELARLFRTETTPTHRALDDARATVEVLHGLIGRVGNLGIHTLGELRGHLPSVTPQQRAKRHLADPLPERPGVYLFRGPGNEVLYVGTSGNLRRRVRSYFTSGETRGRIKEMVGLAERVDHVECAHALEAAARELRLIAAHTPPYNRRSKYPKRGWWICLTAEAFPRLAVKRSAPAGAACIGPVRSRSDAADLAELLAEACGLRTCTTRLRAGALHTCALGPDGARPLGGCQASVAAPEPAALYRPRADRAAAALTGRSSEVFAALEARLAALAEREFFESAARLRDRTARLVDAVARSHALVAFADVPELSIAHPDGAGGWELSIVRHGRLAAAGVAPRGVPPMPVFDRLRAGAESVYEADGGADAAPDVPDTLFPADTLHGASPEEAALLRRWALRPGTRIVDVQGMWGEPTAGAGRWLEWAGRASEAGREARSAAAHPRGPARQYSEGATHAA
- a CDS encoding glycosyltransferase family 4 protein, with translation MPRTLLVTNDFPPRPGGIQTYLQAFVRQLPADELVVYASRWRGSEEYDAAQPFEVVRHPTTLLLPTPDALSRARDLVRSHDIETVWFGAAAPLALLGAPLKDAGALRTVASTHGHEVGWSMLPPSRACLRRIGDTTDVITYVSTYTRGRFAAAFGPRAALEHLPPGVDTDVFRPDDAARSALRARYGLAEDEPVVLCLSRLVPRKGQDMLIRALPRIRGQVPGAKLVIVGGGPYAETLHKLVRKVGVEEQVIFTGSVPFDELAAHHNLGDVFAMPCRTRGAGLDVEGLGIVFLEASATGKPVVAGDSGGAPETVWEGESGHVVPGRDVEAIADAVAGLLADPDRAAKMGARGRELVAEHFDWRRLGHRLQTLLNPY
- a CDS encoding NlpC/P60 family protein: MSSTSPSRSLVLRGSAASAALALVAGLTVVGSATADPDTADAALKQYEALSEQASGTNEAAKAAQEDAEKATAAKRAADATLVAAKREVAAVQARKAALQPQIDAVVVANYKGSRTNRTYALLVSDSPQQMLDQMSTLDFVNRDVVATVDAYKKSKAAADSAATRAAEAAKSAEDTRAEAERKASDLRQKKARLAQEIARIKAIYDRLTGAQRQTLIGPPTPFDPSKVPPGSTAELAAVRAALTRVGMPYAWGGTGPGQFDCSGLMVWAYQQSGKSLPRTSQAQLNGGRPVSRGELQPGDIIVYYPGATHVGMYVGDGKVVHASTFGVPVQVVPVDAAGPYNSAVRF
- a CDS encoding C40 family peptidase, with the protein product MAKHRLQPQPSRGATAARGALAAGAVTIGTFAAPTAAFAAPAPAPAAPNAKPAPAVPNAKPAPVAGKAKPAKPGVASRTTAARPTVVSDVAVAPKPGVTTVAGAQPGGAKAKVVQAALSRTGLPYSYGSAGPNSFDCSGLVYWSMKQAGITVPRDSYGQLGGGRAIAIKDLQPGDIVIYNGGSHAALYIGNGKVVHSVNYGIPVKVSPLNEMSVYSARRY